GCCCGGGAGGTTCGCCTTGAACGCGCCCATGAAGTTGGGGTCGGACTCCCAGGACACCGTGATGGGGGTGCCGATCACGTGGCTGCGGATGTCCACGCCGGGGTAGATCTGCTCCAGGGAGTGGATCATGAGGTCGGCGCGCTGCTCCCCATCGAGGCTCAGCCACTTCAGGGCGTCGTCGTTCCAGGTGTAGGAGAGGAGGATGACGGCGGGCTGGTCCGGACCGTTGTCCAGCAGGTACGTGCCACGGGTCAGGCGGTCGGTGAGGGTCATCGACATGACCTCCTCGCCGGTCTTCGGGTTGCGGTCCTTCCAGAACGGGCGGTCCACCATCACGAAGGTCTTGGAGGACTGCATGTAGTGCGAGCGCTCTATCGCCGTCCACATCTCCGCCGGGAACAGTGCTTCCTCCGTGTGGATCCGCGTGGACAGGAGCCACGACTGGCATGTGGTCACCACGGCCGCGTACTCGTTCGCCCGGCCCCAGCGCTCGGTGACCGCGATGCGGGAGGTGGGGGCGCCGTCGTCGTCCTTCACGCGGGCGATCCGGGCCACCGCGCCACGCGGCGCGCCGCCGTGCAGGCTGGCGAGGGAGGTGCCGGCGGGCCAGTGCTTGAGGTCCGACGGCGCGTGGTTCCACAGCGCCTCCGGGATGCGGGCCGCGCCGCCCACCACGCCGCGGTGGTGGTCGTCCGCGTCGGTGTAGACCACGCGCAGGATCTCCAGGATGGAATTGGGGAAATCGGTGTCCCAGCCGCCCGTGCCGAAACCGACCTGCCCGAACGCCTCGCGGTGCGCGTAGCCCGCCTCCTTGAAGGCCCGGCTCTTGGCGATGAAACCGTAGAAGGTCTCCTCATCCAGCTCTTCGAGGAGCGAATCCCAGATCTCCTTGATCTTCGCGGTGTCGCGGGCCTTGAGGGCGTCCTGCATCTCGGTGAACCGGGCGTTCTCCTCCATGCAGGCCTTCCAGGCGGCGGCCACTTCGTGGAAGAACTCCGGCAGATCCCCGGGCTTCTCGGCGTAGTACTTCCGCCCCTTGAGCTCGATCACGGTGCTCGACGTCACCGGCGCGAGCGGGTTCGGGAAGTCCGTGGTCTCCAGACCGAGCAGGTCGATGTAGTGGTAGAGCGCCTTGCTGGACACCGGGAAGCGCATGCCGCCCAGGTCGGCGGTGACCTCGGGCGCGCTCGGGAAGCTCGCGGTGCGGAGACGCCCGCCGATCCGGTCCGCCTCGTAGACCACGGGCTTCAGACCGAGCTTCATGAGTTCGTACGCGGTGACCAGGCCGGAGAGCCCGGCGCCCACCACGGCCACCTCGGTGCCGTACAGCTCCTCGGGGACGCTGCCCAGACCCGCGGGGTTCTGCAGGTACAGGTCATAGCTGAACGGGAAGTCCGGGTTCAGCATCGTGATGGGCGCGGTGCCCTCGGACGGGGAGGGAAGGGCGGTGGGTTCCATGGGTCCTTGCCTTGTGTTTCGTGTGCTGCGGGTGAAGAGGGAGGGACGGACTCAGTCGTCCTGATGGCTGAGCTGGTACGCCTGTTCGTTGAGGCCGCCCACGCGGGAGTTCCGGCGGCCGTAGGCGAGGTAGAGCACGACGCCGAGCAGCATCCAGGCGCAGAACACCAGCCAGGTCATGCCGTCGAGGTTGGCCATCAGGAAGAGGCAGGCCAGGGCGCCGAGCACCGGCACGACCGGGTAGAGCGGGACGCGGAAGCTGCGGGCCTTGCCCGGCTTGGTGACGCGCAGGTAGATCACGGCGACGTTGACCAGAGCGAACGCGAACAGGGTGCCGATGCTGGTCGCGTCGGCGAGAGCGCCGAGCGGGACGAAGGCGGCGGTGAGCGCCACGACGACGCCGACGATCCAGGTGCCCTTGACCGGCGTGTGGGTGCGGGGCGAGACCTCGCCGAACACCTTGGGCACGAGGCCGTCACGGGACATGGTGAGCAGGATGCGGGTCTGGCCGTAGAGCACGGTGAGGACCACGGAGACGATGGCCAGCACGGAGGTGACCGCGAAGACCAGGGCGATCCACGGCTGATGGGTGATCTCGTTGATGATCTGGACGAGCGGGGCCTCCACGCCGTCGAACCACTGCCAGTTCCGCGCGCCGATCGCCGCCACGGCCACCAGGACGTACACGGTGGTGACGATCAGCATGGACAGCAGGATCGCCCGGGGCAGGTCGCGCTTGGGGTTGCGGGCCTCCTCACCGGCGGTGGAGGCGGCGTCGAAGCCGATGTAGGAGAAGAACACCTTGGACGCGGCGGCGCTCATGCCGGCGGCGCCCATCGGGAGGAGGGGCTCGAAGTTCCCGGCGTTGAACGCGGTGAAGGCCACGATGCAGAAGAAGACCAGGATGCCGACCTTGGCGAACACGATGATGGTGTTGACCAGGGCGCTCTCCTTGGCGCCGCGCACCAGGAGCACGGTCGCCAGGAGGACGATGATGAGGGCCGGAAGATTGACCAGGCCACCGCCTCCCGGGGGCTGAGAGATGGCGTCGGGCATCTGGATGCCGAACACGCCGATGGTTTCATTCACGTACTGGCCTGCGCCGACGGCGACAGCTGCCACCGAGACCGCGTATTCCAGGACGAGGCACCAGCCGCAGATCCAGGCCATGCCCTCGCCCATGGTGGCGTAGGAGTACGAGTAGCTGGACCCCGCCACCGGGACCATGCCCGCCATCTCAGCGTAGGAGACCGCGGAGAGCAGAGCGGCGAAACCCGCCACGACGAAGGATAGCCAGATGGCGGGCCCCGCGATCGGCACGGCGTCGCCGAGGATGACCAGGATGCCCGTGCCGAGCGTGGCGCCGACGCTGATCATGGTCAGCTGCAGCACGCCGAAGTTGCGCTTCAGGCTGCCGTGCCCGGAGTTGTCCCGGGCGTCGCGCTCCATCTGGGCGATGGACTTGCGGCGGATGAGCTGCCGGCCGAGGCTCGGCGTGGCGCCGGGCAGCGTCTTGGGAGTTGTGGTCATGGGGAGTTCCTTGCGTCTTGGGCGGCCGCCCGGCGTCCTTGCCGGGCGAGGGACCGCACCGTCGAGGTCCCGGTCTGGGCGAGGCCAGGTCCGGGAACCGATGGGGTGGGGAGAAGGCCTAGTACCAAGGCTAGGACTGTGAGCCAGCTCTCACGGTGGTGCATTTTGAACTAGAGTCTTGGCCCATGGGACAAAGTGCACATTCCATCCATGGTGCCGCGAGTGCCGGGGAGGCACAACTCGACCTGCTGCCGGGCCTCACGACGCATCGCTTCCTGGCCCAGCTTCCGGAGGGTGTCGAAGTGCTTCACGACGCCGGGAACGTGCCGCTGCGCTGGGTCGAGACGAGCGAGCTCGCGGACCCGACGCCGTATCTCCTCGACCACGAACTCCTGCTCACGGCCGGGCTGCCGTTCCTCGGCGACGGCGGGACGGACGAGGCCGTGGACGCGTTCGTCGGCCGCCTGGCCCGTGCCCGGGTTTCCGCGCTGGCGTTCGGGCTGGAACCCCATTTCGACGCCGTCCCCGGGGCCGTGGTGGCTGCCTGCGAGCGCCACGGCGTCACGCTCTGGCAGCTCCCGTCCAGCCTGCCGTTCGCGGCGGTGGGCCTCGCGTTCTCCCGGCTCCTGGAGTCAGGCAACGCCAGCGTGCTGCGGCAGCTCACCGAGGCCAACCGGCAACTGATCCGGGCGGCTCTCGGCGAGGGCGGTGAGCAGGAGCTCCTGGAGGCGCTCGCCCAGCGGGTCTCAGGCGAGGTGCTGCTCTTCGGCGCCCACGGCCAGCTCCGCCTCACGGCCGGCGCGCGGACCGCCGGACCTGAGGTCCTGGAGGAGGCGGCCGGGCTGGCCCTGGATCTGTTCGCGGGCAGCGGTCCGCGGGTCGAACTGCGCGAGACGGCCGACGGCGCACTGCTGGGCCTTCCGCTGCGAGGATCACCGGGACGCGGCACGGCCGCGCGTCCGGCGGCCGGGAGCCGCACGGCTCCTTCCCAGCGTGGCGCCCGCCGGGGCGAACCGACGCTCGGGGTCCTCGTGCTGCACACCGGCCACCCGCTCACCGCGACGGAGAACACCATGGTGTCCACCGCCGTCGGGCTCCTGGAACTGCTGGCCCGGCAGCGCGCGGCGGGGTCCCTCTCCCCCGGTCAGCTGGCAACGCTCCTGCTGCTCCGCGGGGACACCCGGGGCGATGACGCCGCGCTCTCCACGCTGCTGGGCGACAGCGCCCCGGGTGCCGGGTCCGGGCTGCGCGTGGTGATCGCGCATCCGCAGGCCGAGGACAGCGCCGACGTGCCTGCGGAGGTCCTGGCCTGGCGGCGGCTGTGGGAGACCAAGCTCGTCGTCCACGACGGCACGCACCTGCTCGCCGTCACCCGCCAGGAGCCGTCGCCCGCGCGACTGTCCCGCGTCGAGGCGGAAGGTTATGCCTGCGCCGTGTCCCGCCCGGCGCCGCGCCTCGGCAAGGGCGGTTCGCTGGCGGGCCACGCCCTGCAGCACGTCCCGCGGCTGCGCCTGGAGGCCATGGCGCTGCTCGCCCGCGCCGAGGAGGAGCGGCGCAGCCTGCTGGCCGAACAGCAGCCCCGCACGTTCGCCGAGCTCATGCCGCGGGAGGCCGGAGCGGGGGTCGCCCGTGAGGTCCTGGGTCCCCTGCTCGCGTTGGAGCCACCGCGGCGGGACCTGCTCCTGCGGGTGCTGCGGGCGTGGCTCGCGGCGCACGGCTCGTGGGACGGGGCCTCCAGCGCCTTGGACATCCACCGCAACAGCGTCCGGCGACACGTGGGGGTCATCGGGGACACTCTGGGCCGCGACCTCGGCGACGCCTCGGTCCGGGCCGAGCTGTGGTTCGCCCTCGGGTTCCTCGGGCCGGGGCTGCCCGGCGGGGCGGCCGCAGATCCCTCCACGCCCGCCGATCCCTCAGCGGCCTCTGACGATGCGGAGCCGGGAGCGGCTCAGGAGAGCCAGGAGCGGTAGAGGTCGGGACGCCGTTCGTCGAGATACGGGACGTCCGCGCGAGCCGTCGCGAGCTGCCCGGGGTCGACCTCCACGAACAGGACGGCCGCGTCCTCGTCCGCCTCGGCGAGCGTCCTGCCGAACGGGTCGGCCACCACACTCCCGCCGCTGAGGTGGAATCCGGCCTCGACCCCGGTGTGGTTCACATACGCCAGGTACAGGTGGTTCTCCATGGCCCGCGTCGGGATGAGCCGCTGGGGCACCTGCGAGTAGCCGCTGCCGAGCGCGGTCGGCACCATGAGGACGTCCACTCCGCGCAGCGCTGCGGCGCGCACGGTCTCGGGGAACTCGACGTCGTAGCAGATCACGGTCCCGAGGCGAAGCCCCTGAAAGTCGACGACGGCGGCCGGCTGGTCCCCGGGGGTGAAGACCTCCTGCTCCTCCGCCCCGAAGAGGTGGACCTTGCGGTAGTGGGACAGCCGGGCGCCGTCGGGGCCGAAGAGCGTGGCGCTGATGTACCAGCGGTCCGCCGTCGGATCCGAGCCGGGCGCGGCGGGCTCCACCTCGGGCAGGCTGGCCAGCAGGGCGATGCCCGCCGAACGGGCGATCTCCGCCAGATCATGGGCGAGGCCGGGCAGCAGGGCGGGGTCCAGCCCGGCGCGCACCGGTCGCGGGGCGTAGCCGACCGGGAACAGCTCGGGGGTGATGAGGAGCTGCGCGCCGCCATCGGACGCCTGACGCGCGGCCTCACGGATGGTGGCGAGATTCGCCGCCGTGTCCAGCACGGCGGACTCCCCCTGCATGATCGCCAGTCGCATCCCGGTCACTTTCCCTTCCTCGGACATGACTCCAGCCTAGGCGGCGGATCCAGTCCGGAACCCAGGGTCTTTTGCACCACGGAGCCGGAAATCCGGTGCTGAACGCACCGGTCCGCCCGCTGCCGGTCCGGCGATCGTTGCGTTTCGGCGAGCGCTCCTCGGAGCTTCCTTGCGTTAACTTATTGACCGCATAAGCCGTTTAGGCCATGCTTGCATTCATGGTCAGCCGTGAGGGAAACAGCACACCCACCCGCAGGAATCCGGGTTCCCAGTCGGCCTTGCGCCAGCTCAACCGGGAACGGATCGTGCAGGCGCTCGCCGCCGGACCGGCCACGCAGGCCGAACTCTCCCGCACCACGGGCCTCTCCACCGCGACCATCTCCAACATCGTCAAAGAGCTTGAACGCGACAGCATGGTCCACACGGCTCCCACCACCTCGTCGGGACGGCGGGCCCTCCAGGTCCGGCTCAACGCGGACAACAGCGTCGCGGTCGGGATCGACTTCGGCCGCCGGCACGTCCGCGTGGTGCTCGCGACGCGCGACTACCGCGTGGTGGCCGAGGCCTCGACGAGCCTGGTGCTCGGCCACCACGCCGAACACGGCATCGCCATGGCGCACGACCTCATGGAACGGCTCCTCCGGGAGAACGGCCTGACCCACGGCGACGTGATCGGCGTCGGCATCGGCATCCCCGGCCCTCTCGACCGGCGGAGCCACACCGTGGCCCACGGCGCGGTCCTGCCCGAATGGGTCGGGATCGAGACGGAGGCCCGGCTCCGCGAAGCCCTCGGGCTGCCCGTCCACATCGACAACGACGCCAATCTCGGCGCCCTCGCGGAGGCCACCTGGGGCCCCTATGGCGGCGCGGAGAACCTCGTCTTCCTGAAGATCGGCTCGGGCATCGGCGCGGGCTTGATCGTCAACGGCGCCCCGGTCTACGGCAACCTCGGCATCACGGGCGAGATCGGCCATTCGACCATCGACGACCGCGGGGCCGTGTGCCGCTGCGGGAGCCGGGGCTGCCTCGAGACGATCGCGTCCACCACCACCATGATCGAGCAGCTGAGCCGCAACGAACCCGGCCCCGTGACCACGCGCAGCATCATCTCCGGCGCGCGGGAGGGCCACCCCGCCACCCTGCGCGTGCTCGACGACGCCGGGCTGGCGATCGGCCATGCGCTCGGCACCGTCGCGAACCTCCTGAACCCCGAGGTGATCGTGGTGGGCGGCCCACTGGCCGAGCTGGAGGAACTGCTGCTGGAGCCCATCCGCCGCGGGATCCTGC
This portion of the Arthrobacter woluwensis genome encodes:
- a CDS encoding PucR family transcriptional regulator, whose product is MGQSAHSIHGAASAGEAQLDLLPGLTTHRFLAQLPEGVEVLHDAGNVPLRWVETSELADPTPYLLDHELLLTAGLPFLGDGGTDEAVDAFVGRLARARVSALAFGLEPHFDAVPGAVVAACERHGVTLWQLPSSLPFAAVGLAFSRLLESGNASVLRQLTEANRQLIRAALGEGGEQELLEALAQRVSGEVLLFGAHGQLRLTAGARTAGPEVLEEAAGLALDLFAGSGPRVELRETADGALLGLPLRGSPGRGTAARPAAGSRTAPSQRGARRGEPTLGVLVLHTGHPLTATENTMVSTAVGLLELLARQRAAGSLSPGQLATLLLLRGDTRGDDAALSTLLGDSAPGAGSGLRVVIAHPQAEDSADVPAEVLAWRRLWETKLVVHDGTHLLAVTRQEPSPARLSRVEAEGYACAVSRPAPRLGKGGSLAGHALQHVPRLRLEAMALLARAEEERRSLLAEQQPRTFAELMPREAGAGVAREVLGPLLALEPPRRDLLLRVLRAWLAAHGSWDGASSALDIHRNSVRRHVGVIGDTLGRDLGDASVRAELWFALGFLGPGLPGGAAADPSTPADPSAASDDAEPGAAQESQER
- a CDS encoding ROK family transcriptional regulator; amino-acid sequence: MVSREGNSTPTRRNPGSQSALRQLNRERIVQALAAGPATQAELSRTTGLSTATISNIVKELERDSMVHTAPTTSSGRRALQVRLNADNSVAVGIDFGRRHVRVVLATRDYRVVAEASTSLVLGHHAEHGIAMAHDLMERLLRENGLTHGDVIGVGIGIPGPLDRRSHTVAHGAVLPEWVGIETEARLREALGLPVHIDNDANLGALAEATWGPYGGAENLVFLKIGSGIGAGLIVNGAPVYGNLGITGEIGHSTIDDRGAVCRCGSRGCLETIASTTTMIEQLSRNEPGPVTTRSIISGAREGHPATLRVLDDAGLAIGHALGTVANLLNPEVIVVGGPLAELEELLLEPIRRGILRHTIPMVGASTALTVSSLGERAEALGAAALVFRKPASAKK
- a CDS encoding flavin monoamine oxidase family protein; this translates as MEPTALPSPSEGTAPITMLNPDFPFSYDLYLQNPAGLGSVPEELYGTEVAVVGAGLSGLVTAYELMKLGLKPVVYEADRIGGRLRTASFPSAPEVTADLGGMRFPVSSKALYHYIDLLGLETTDFPNPLAPVTSSTVIELKGRKYYAEKPGDLPEFFHEVAAAWKACMEENARFTEMQDALKARDTAKIKEIWDSLLEELDEETFYGFIAKSRAFKEAGYAHREAFGQVGFGTGGWDTDFPNSILEILRVVYTDADDHHRGVVGGAARIPEALWNHAPSDLKHWPAGTSLASLHGGAPRGAVARIARVKDDDGAPTSRIAVTERWGRANEYAAVVTTCQSWLLSTRIHTEEALFPAEMWTAIERSHYMQSSKTFVMVDRPFWKDRNPKTGEEVMSMTLTDRLTRGTYLLDNGPDQPAVILLSYTWNDDALKWLSLDGEQRADLMIHSLEQIYPGVDIRSHVIGTPITVSWESDPNFMGAFKANLPGHYRYQERLYTHFDQESLDEEHRGIFLAGDDVSWTAGWAEGAVTTGLNAVWGVVKHLGGASAEGNPGPGEFLAEYGPKRLA
- a CDS encoding amino acid permease → MTTTPKTLPGATPSLGRQLIRRKSIAQMERDARDNSGHGSLKRNFGVLQLTMISVGATLGTGILVILGDAVPIAGPAIWLSFVVAGFAALLSAVSYAEMAGMVPVAGSSYSYSYATMGEGMAWICGWCLVLEYAVSVAAVAVGAGQYVNETIGVFGIQMPDAISQPPGGGGLVNLPALIIVLLATVLLVRGAKESALVNTIIVFAKVGILVFFCIVAFTAFNAGNFEPLLPMGAAGMSAAASKVFFSYIGFDAASTAGEEARNPKRDLPRAILLSMLIVTTVYVLVAVAAIGARNWQWFDGVEAPLVQIINEITHQPWIALVFAVTSVLAIVSVVLTVLYGQTRILLTMSRDGLVPKVFGEVSPRTHTPVKGTWIVGVVVALTAAFVPLGALADATSIGTLFAFALVNVAVIYLRVTKPGKARSFRVPLYPVVPVLGALACLFLMANLDGMTWLVFCAWMLLGVVLYLAYGRRNSRVGGLNEQAYQLSHQDD
- a CDS encoding carbon-nitrogen hydrolase family protein, which gives rise to MSEEGKVTGMRLAIMQGESAVLDTAANLATIREAARQASDGGAQLLITPELFPVGYAPRPVRAGLDPALLPGLAHDLAEIARSAGIALLASLPEVEPAAPGSDPTADRWYISATLFGPDGARLSHYRKVHLFGAEEQEVFTPGDQPAAVVDFQGLRLGTVICYDVEFPETVRAAALRGVDVLMVPTALGSGYSQVPQRLIPTRAMENHLYLAYVNHTGVEAGFHLSGGSVVADPFGRTLAEADEDAAVLFVEVDPGQLATARADVPYLDERRPDLYRSWLS